One Periophthalmus magnuspinnatus isolate fPerMag1 chromosome 15, fPerMag1.2.pri, whole genome shotgun sequence genomic window carries:
- the chst3a gene encoding carbohydrate sulfotransferase 3a — protein sequence MKTKYAIVFICIVALVIIEKESNIISRVSDKLIQRQNPVQTPQTPLDYNNTNRSFSMFKLLLSKLINNRNFSDLLDDQEAWNRSGSSGGQKHILLLATTRTGSSFVGEFFNQHGESMFYLFEPLWHVERMLASVPESSNGTGGIYRDVLQGLFVCDFGPLERFISPSPHDHVTAALFRRESSLSLCEEPVCTAPVKDVFERYHCKSRRCGPLNLTLASESCLSKQHHAIKTVRVKQLDSLQPLVEDPRLDIRIIQLVRDPRAILASRMVAFSSKYQTWKTWALDGQVPEDDEEVKRLKGNCDHIRMSAEVGLRQPRWLRGRYMLVRYEDIARYPMEKAQEMYRFTGIPFSNKAREWIVRNTQTTQGTSGIYSTQKNSSEQAEKWRFNIPFTLAQVVQRVCGPTMRLFGYKFVHDEKTLVNKSISLLEERMFY from the exons GGTGTCGGATAAGCTGATCCAGAGACAGAACCCTGTGCAGACGCCTCAGACTCCCCTGGACTACAACAACACCAACAGATCCTTCAGCATGTTCAAACTCCTGCTCTCCAAACTCATCAACAACAGGAATTTCTCTGATCTCCTTGACGATCAGGAGGCATGGAACAGATCCGGTTCAAGTGGAGGTCAAAAGCACATCCTCCTTCTGGCCACCACCCGCACCGGCTCCTCGTTTGTGGGGGAGTTCTTCAACCAGCACGGGGAGAGCATGTTCTACCTGTTCGAGCCGCTTTGGCACGTGGAGCGGATGTTAGCTAGCGTGCCGGAGAGCAGCAACGGCACCGGGGGTATCTACAGGGATGTGCTGCAGGGGCTGTTTGTGTGTGACTTTGGCCCACTGGAGAGGTTCATCTCCCCCTCGCCTCATGACCACGTGACAGCTGCGCTCTTCAGGAGGGAGTccagtctgtctctgtgtgaggAACCAGTGTGCACGGCCCCGGTGAAGGACGTGTTTGAGAG GTATCACTGTAAGAGTCGACGCTGCGGCCCTCTCAACCTGACCCTGGCCTCTGAGTCATGTCTGTCCAAACAGCACCACGCCATAAAGACTGTGCGCGTCAAGCAGCTCGACTCACTACAGCCCCTAGTGGAGGACCCCCGCCTCGACATCCGCATCATCCAGCTGGTGCGGGACCCTCGAGCCATCCTGGCCTCCCGCATGGTGGCCTTTTCCTCTAAGTACCAGACCTGGAAGACCTGGGCGCTGGACGGCCAG GTTCCAGAAGACGACGAGGAGGTGAAGAGACTTAAGGGCAACTGTGACCACATCCGGATGTCCGCGGAGGTGGGACTGAGGCAGCCGCGCTGGCTACGAGGCCGCTACATGCTAGTGCGCTACGAGGACATCGCGCGTTACCCCATGGAGAAGGCTCAGGAGATGTACCGCTTCACCGGGATACCTTTTAGCAACAAGGCCCGGGAGTGGATCGTGAGGAATACCCAAACCACGCAGGGAACTAGCGGGATCTACTCCACCCAGAAGAACTCATCGGAGCAGGCGGAGAAGTGGAGGTTCAACATCCCATTCACGCTGGCGCAGGTGGTGCAGAGGGTGTGCGGGCCCACCATGAGGCTGTTTGGATACAAGTTCGTCCATGATGAAAAGACGCTTGTGAATAAGTCCATAAGTCTGCTGGAGGAGAGGATGTTCTACTAA